One region of Rutidosis leptorrhynchoides isolate AG116_Rl617_1_P2 unplaced genomic scaffold, CSIRO_AGI_Rlap_v1 contig505, whole genome shotgun sequence genomic DNA includes:
- the LOC139884123 gene encoding NADH dehydrogenase [ubiquinone] 1 beta subcomplex subunit 7-like produces the protein MEVPGSSKKMIATQQEMVENKVPIPYRDQCAHLLIPLNKCRQSEFYLPWKCENERHVYEKCEYELVMERMLQMQKIREQEAKLKQTQKQGGAATIGLAPTTANCDFRVNLMLGLLNWGILSPLVIVFPIFKESLSVCKRKMAKKATSNFRVYVIAKSPKL, from the exons ATGGAAGTGCCAGGATCGTCGAAGAAGATGATTGCGACACAGCAGGAGATGGTAGAAAACAAAGTCCCAATTCCTTATCGCGACCAGTGCGCTCATTTGCTGATCCCGTTGAACAAGTGTCGTCAATCTGAATTCTATCTCCCATGGAAATGCGAGAACGAGCGTCACGTTTATGAGAAGTGCGAGTACGAGCTTGTCATGGAGCGTATGCTTCAGATGCAGAAGATCCGCGAACAGGAGGCTAAGTTGAAGCAGACCCAGAAACAAGGAGGCGCCGCCACCATCGGTCTTGCCCCAACCACCGCTAAT TGTGATTTTAGAGTTAATTTGATGTTGGGTCTTCTTAATTGGGGGATTTTATCACCGCTAGTTATTGTTTTCCCT ATTTTTAAGGAATCACTTTCAGTATGCAAAAGGAAAATGGCGAAGAAAGCCACATCTAACTTTCGAGTTTATGTGATAGCCAAATCTCCAAAGTTGTAA
- the LOC139884122 gene encoding uncharacterized protein, translating to MGTTWSSAASSYVGLPSDTIWEILLRASLRSLGKCRILSKEINSRIYESSFLNLHSQRTKTVRGFIAQDYDINNSTFVSTSDIGENSISSSKPPIISFDFLPENLGHTKVIEASTKQGILLCVGTNLADRVYSVCKPCTRQYQIISRHTSLTDFNWPPADYFWLTIPFIGSTVYRSKAHLHFKIVTIRNTLSPLAMEIQVFDSDSWLWKPRKMIKGLLIVSCYERQKLPVSACGARNWFTNKDNILAYNVE from the coding sequence ATGGGGACGACGTGGTCGTCTGCTGCGTCTTCTTACGTCGGTCTTCCTTCGGACACAATCTGGGAGATTCTGTTGCGAGCTTCGCTGCGATCATTAGGAAAGTGTAGGATCCTATCAAAAGAAATCAACAGTCGGATATACGAATCCTCTTTTCTGAATCTTCACAGTCAAAGAACAAAAACAGTACGTGGATTCATTGCACAGGATTATGATATAAACAACTCCACGTTTGTCTCTACGAGTGATATTGGTGAAAATTCAATATCATCTTCTAAGCCACCAATTATATCTTTTGATTTCTTACCTGAAAATCTTGGACATACCAAAGTAATAGAAGCATCGACGAAGCAGGGTATATTGCTCTGCGTGGGAACTAATTTAGCCGACAGGGTATACTCTGTCTGCAAACCTTGTACCCGGCAATACCAAATTATATCAAGACATACATCATTAACAGATTTTAATTGGCCGCCAGCTGATTATTTTTGGCTTACCATTCCATTTATTGGCTCGACAGTTTACAGATCGAAAGCTCATTTGCATTTCAAAATCGTTACAATAAGAAATACGTTGTCACCATTGGCAATGGAGATTCAGGTGTTTGATTCCGACTCATGGCTTTGGAAGCCGCGAAAAATGATAAAGGGGCTTCTGATTGTATCTTGTTATGAACGTCAGAAGCTTCCGGTGTCAGCTTGTGGTGCACGTAACTGGTTCACAAACAAAGATAATATTTTGGCATATAATGTGGAATAA